One window of Desulfovibrio aminophilus genomic DNA carries:
- a CDS encoding FliA/WhiG family RNA polymerase sigma factor, which produces METLSSSGKSSSSTNPPWLELEQGLKPWDAFSPKEREQVVRHYGPKIRILALRLKAKLPQSVELNELLSAGSLGLLDALSKFRPEFGIKFDTYSENRIKGAMLDELRRMDWFSRGLRHKVKVIEDAMRQIEHETGVSANSKQIEERTGLSTREVQQGLEALQNNLCVSIDSMHESLMGNRELLSENEPFQSAAFQELVDKVAGLIEELTPREKLVISLYYSEELNMKETAEVMDITEGRVSQLHSQALLKLRENFRAKFENEGK; this is translated from the coding sequence ATGGAAACATTAAGTTCTTCTGGAAAAAGCTCCTCTTCCACGAACCCTCCGTGGCTTGAGTTGGAGCAGGGGCTGAAGCCCTGGGACGCCTTCTCCCCCAAGGAACGGGAGCAGGTGGTCCGCCACTACGGCCCGAAGATCCGTATCCTGGCCTTGCGCCTCAAGGCCAAGCTGCCGCAAAGCGTGGAGTTGAACGAGCTGCTCAGCGCGGGCAGCCTGGGCCTGCTGGACGCCCTGAGCAAGTTCCGTCCCGAGTTCGGCATCAAGTTCGACACCTATTCCGAAAACCGCATCAAGGGCGCCATGCTCGACGAGCTCCGGCGCATGGACTGGTTCTCCCGGGGCCTGCGGCACAAGGTCAAGGTCATCGAGGACGCCATGCGCCAGATCGAGCACGAAACCGGCGTCTCGGCCAACTCCAAGCAGATCGAGGAACGCACCGGGCTCTCCACCCGGGAGGTCCAGCAGGGCCTGGAAGCCCTGCAGAACAACCTCTGCGTGAGCATCGACTCCATGCACGAGTCGCTCATGGGCAACCGGGAGCTGCTCTCCGAGAACGAGCCGTTCCAGTCCGCGGCCTTCCAGGAGCTGGTGGACAAGGTCGCCGGACTCATCGAGGAATTGACGCCGCGCGAGAAGCTGGTAATTTCACTCTATTACAGCGAAGAGTTGAACATGAAGGAGACGGCCGAGGTCATGGACATCACCGAAGGCCGCGTCTCCCAGCTGCACTCCCAGGCCCTGCTCAAACTCCGGGAAAACTTCCGGGCCAAGTTCGAAAACGAGGGCAAATAG
- a CDS encoding chemotaxis response regulator CheY produces the protein MAADLNMRILVVDDFSTMRKIIKNILRQLGFTNVIEADDGSTGWETLNRENVDFIISDWNMPKMSGIEFLRKVRASEEYANVPFLMVTAEAQQENIIEAVQAKVSNYIVKPFTPETLNQKIQKIFGK, from the coding sequence ATGGCGGCCGATCTCAACATGCGGATCCTGGTGGTCGACGACTTCTCGACCATGCGCAAGATCATCAAAAACATCCTGCGCCAGCTGGGCTTCACCAACGTCATCGAGGCCGACGACGGCTCCACCGGCTGGGAGACGCTCAACCGCGAGAACGTGGACTTCATCATCTCGGACTGGAACATGCCCAAGATGAGCGGCATCGAGTTCCTGCGCAAGGTCCGGGCCAGCGAGGAATACGCCAACGTGCCCTTCCTCATGGTCACGGCCGAGGCCCAGCAGGAGAACATCATCGAGGCCGTGCAGGCCAAGGTCTCCAACTACATCGTCAAGCCGTTCACGCCCGAGACGCTGAACCAGAAGATCCAGAAGATCTTCGGAAAATAA
- the fliL gene encoding flagellar basal body-associated protein FliL, whose product MLFIVPDDTDESPETTGEEGQIKAQLDEGESAGRETKKVELDLDDAPFLEEEEEEEVVEEPVPQPQLEEDKPPRQAPAWLKNKFLWIGLAVAVVLIAVVVKFLFLSKPEPAPPPPVEETKAEPAPPPPVEEAKPKDEGETILRLDPFWVEQKDKNGDIRFLVVRIVFNTKDQNLAKNLTQETITVRNAVYYYLKNKDLQFLSDEKNAERLKKELLTVVNQYMGAGQFENLLFEEYVVK is encoded by the coding sequence ATGCTCTTCATCGTCCCCGACGACACCGACGAAAGCCCCGAGACCACGGGCGAAGAGGGGCAGATCAAGGCCCAGCTCGACGAGGGCGAGAGCGCGGGCCGGGAGACCAAGAAGGTCGAACTGGACCTGGACGACGCGCCCTTCCTTGAAGAGGAGGAAGAGGAAGAGGTCGTCGAGGAGCCGGTTCCGCAACCCCAGTTGGAGGAGGACAAGCCGCCCCGGCAGGCCCCGGCCTGGCTCAAGAACAAGTTCCTCTGGATCGGGCTGGCCGTGGCCGTGGTGCTCATCGCCGTGGTGGTCAAGTTCCTGTTCCTGAGCAAGCCCGAACCGGCGCCGCCACCGCCGGTGGAGGAAACAAAGGCCGAACCCGCGCCACCGCCGCCGGTGGAGGAGGCCAAACCAAAGGACGAAGGCGAAACCATCCTGCGCCTGGACCCCTTCTGGGTGGAACAGAAGGACAAGAACGGCGACATCCGCTTCCTGGTGGTGCGCATCGTCTTCAACACCAAGGACCAGAACCTGGCGAAGAACCTGACGCAGGAAACCATCACGGTGCGCAACGCCGTGTACTACTACTTGAAAAATAAAGATCTGCAGTTTTTGTCCGATGAGAAGAATGCGGAACGTCTCAAGAAGGAACTGCTCACCGTGGTCAACCAATACATGGGGGCCGGGCAGTTCGAGAACCTCCTCTTCGAGGAGTACGTGGTGAAGTGA